The genomic segment GACTAtgatacaacaaaaatattgtggtaatttataaaataaagaaaacatttatttttttccataatattgtgtattgatttaaaaagacAAGCCAATACACaaacaaaatctaaatattcTAGCATACAAAtagtttaacataaaaatagtttaacataataacataacaacAGTTTTGGTTAATTAGATACCTAAATAGATATTCAATTTTGTGCGTaagcaaaacataaaatatgttctgTAGTGTCGGTTTATGTTGTAAGCATTATGTGATTTATCGTGATAAAGATGTTTTTATCTATAAttgcaattaatatattacagtaattatagttagttataatattttgaaattaagtgTTTATTTCTTAAGtatggtttattaaaatttaaagaattaatattaaatgtttaaacaacaAGAAGATATTCATACttgatagtaattaataattaacagtacTAAGTAATGGTACagtagtaaaataaaagtaaaattaaaactataagaTCAATAAAATGAGAaagatttaagtattttttttttatcattatccatttaagtatatttaaattatgaaatcaactacaaaataatacacttttataatatatgatgtaatattataataggacatatggaaataaaatgtttaaaaacaatttaattacctaACAATATATTCTAGGCACTAACCATAGGTTtcaataatctaaatattaataagcaaGGCTGTACCTGTAAAAGTTCACCCTTCCTATGaaatttgttcatattatttaaaggaTTATTTGTCTTTTATGATaatgtctaaataataaaataaaaaaacatgatctatttataattaatatattctagGTACAACcttgtttataacttataacttataactataatacttggaggaatgaaaataacattaatgatattatttaggaATATCCGACACTACAGTTCtaatgttttaaagttacacacACTTATAAAATACAGATAGTTTCAAAAATGTGAAAGTAGTTTATGCACTAATATGACATGCGATTAACGTGTTTTAAATCTTCAATGTCAACCAACATTGAATCCTTCGCCATGTGTAATTCATCTCTTTCTAGTAATAAATTCACAAGGCTTTCgtttaagtctaaaaaaaaaaatatatatacttgcaTATTTTCATAGACAAACTAGTTGACATATACTCACATTCGATGTAAGAATGTAGATCGTTAACAATAACTTGTAGTTGTGCCAAGTTCAAACGCATTAAGAAATGTCTACTGACACGTCTTCTATCATTGTCTAACTTTACTCcaacctaaaaaaatatatgtattagatAATGGACAAAACTATTACACTGAGTATTAAAAATgacagtataaatttaaaatattaacaaaaaaaaaaaattatttgaagcATTATCAGTCAACTTtttttagtatgtatattacatacaaGTACACAACCACCAATTTAGTttagcagatcacgtttagcttctttagattaaaaatagaataaattgaactcttatgaaacttgatggtaagaatattatcagtatttgtatataggttttttatgatacttcaaatattttgcaAGATTTGCACGcataatatagcgtaaattaaaaatacttatattgtagaacaaacttacataaaaataaataatgttcttaccatcaagtttcaaaATAGGTCAAGTTactctaaattttaaactaatgaaGCTAAAAGTGattttctgagcgtaaatttggtatattacacacttgtaagaaGTAGATAACAAATATCTGTATAGCATCCACTTAACAAAATatggttgttataatattataaacctataataaaatacctcaTAACTCATTAAGCTTTAATAAGCTTCAATCTTACATACAGAAGTATAACAACCATacttcaaaaattgtatttaatattaaaaagaaaataaccaATATTCTGGTTATTaagttacacaatataataacttactTTTGAAAGACTTTCTTTAATTACAGCTGAAATTACACAATTGCGCTGGTCTGAAATCATATGTGCTCGTGCTCGATTTTTTGCCAAATTCAGACCTTGTTTAAGTTCAGCCTGAAAATTACTAtgttactcaaatatttttttaaaaattgttgtattcCTAAAGTACAATGCAAGAATTTAGGATTGAAAATCAACTATTATACATACAGCAGATTTTAGCTTCTCATCTTCAGCTGAGATGTCACAATTATTAATTGGTAACTCTGTGTCTGATGATTGTTCGTTCATAAAGCATAACTGTAGATTagaacctataaaataaaatattataatattatgttaatggaTATAGttcagtatttaattatattaaatatggatttattaattattttcacataaacAATACGAGTAAACAATAtgagtatacaaataaattgggGTACAATGTACACAACACAAGTCATATAGGTgactataatgatataatatattatatataccgttGCCATCATGCAAAAATTAGCCAACTGTTAAAAGTTACCAagtgaaataacatttttaaatgtatttttttgtatattatagggACAAAATAAGACATTTAAACATGTTATTTCACTTGGTCACTTTTAACATTTGGCCAATTTTGGCATGGTGGCGacaatatataacttttttatagttttaaattgtttgagttGATAATGCCACAAGCATACCTGTCTCAGCTTCGTGTGACCGGCCTTTCTCAGTAATGAGAAGGATTAAAAATGTGGTTAAGGACTACTatgatttaaaatcaatttagtaGTTggcaataataggtacacatagAAAATGAATTGGTCAAGACATCAATTGAATCAAAACAGATTTTAGAAGAATTTTTCAAATGTGCTTCCAGAAGAattaaaacactaaaataatttatggtttatattaggtaacttataataatttttttttctgtatttgtattaatattgaaatagtaatatagtatgcaatacattcatatattttagtatatttgttcatatttgtattgagatatattaagattatttaaaaatacttattttcagaaaataatcTGGGGCTTGACCCCCCTCCCaccaattaaatttatcaagtCCGTCCatgacttaatatttaaatattataaattattactatagttaaATACCAgcacaataaatacatttaaatttttatgtacttaattgtttaaagtaagATTTTACTCACTGTTTTGTAATCTAGATTctaaacttgatttttttgtcGACTTTCGTGTGTTATTATAACCATCTACTAAGCGTTTACGAATTTCTTCacgatcattttttttctgaaacaagtaaaaatattcaatatttattaaaaaaaaatatttgaaaacaaatatattttaattacaacttaaAGTTGATTCAATCTAATTCTCATATTACTATTTTcagttacttaaaatattagttttgtgGTTACCTATGAACTAAGggaataggtaatacaattttctgATACCTATCTGATATCAGatacaaaatgtttaagtgGGTACTCGTACTCTTAGATACCCTTGGTCATAATttcttaaatactaaattgcTACATATCTTACAAGAGAATATGATTAACAGCAGTAACATTCAcacttgtaataaaaaaaaaaatatttcaatcaaGACGCTTTACCAGATTAAACGTTTTTGTGTCCGAGGAATGCGTGTAATTGCTGTTGACCACCCCCAGCTCATTAACTATAGACATGTCTGTGAACTTGTGTATAAAATCGTTGTCGTCGTAATGGCTTGCAGGATTCTGATATATGAAACAACCTTTTTCCAGCTCTAGACACTTGTTGTTGTTCGGGTAAGTGGCAGTCTTGTTGTTGTGGCTGATCAGCATGCGTTTATGGATCTGCGTTTCCTGATACTCGTTGTCGTACAGCAGCGACTCCTTCAGGGCTATACCGTTGAAATAAATGTTCTCTTTGATGTAACGACTGTTCGCTCCGCCGGACTTGCCATAGTATCTGGGTCGCAGTTTTTCTTTGAACGTTGCGACTAGTGATGAATGATCCGACATGGTACGGTGATGAATACGCGATTCGATCGTCCGTCGCTTCAGTGGGTACGTCCCGTTACGTTCGAACGGGACACATTCAAAAGCCGTCTCACAGACGGAGTTTGTTCTTATGATTTTTGTTCGTCGGACTACAGCGGGTCAAAGGCGGCGTAGACTCaacccaataattattataatcccgACCgccttatcagttatcaatttaaatgttttttttctttttcttgatagAGGCAAATCGATTTCGGCTTGGAGGTAAACACAACAGAATTTACCAGTTACCCGTgtctaaatagtattattatgtattattatacattatggaaaagtagtatatattttttgacctAGTTGTGTATGATTTTTGTTACTCCTTGGTTGCGTAATAAATTTTACACAAATAGCGTGCActcgaacataataataaataataataatataatatgctgttgTTCTGCAGTCGCACCAAATAACATATCGGCTAGTCGAGAAAGTACGTAACCTTACACGCATGCACACGTCATGTATGCACGACGCAATAGAGGATATCGATTTTTGGGGTGTTTAATAATTGCGTGCCCGAATTGTGGCGGACGTGCGTTTTCGATTACACCCGCGACTCGTGGGGGCGGCTTTTGTGACCTTtaaagtgttataaaataataccatgTTGATTTTTCGATAGGAAAATTGCGATGGAAATTATACGATTTATAAACgacaataattcatataaatataatataacaaaatataacaaaatagtaCATTATCTGTAGTGGTTTTTATATAgccacataattatataatatataaatatattataatcgttactTGGTGATTAGGAATggattttgatgaattgattGGAAGttgaaataactaaaaaaaaaaacgatttacctattttattaaatcatgtaGGTCTACCTATACATCTATAGTTCTATCTTCTACTCTACATGTTTCCGGttccgtaaaaataaaaataaaaatgtatatatttatgtttttattatataataatatactatatacatgaatattatacaatatatttttgaattagagCGGAACAATGAATGcgaatattggttttaaaattatgagtttttttatttttgtgccattaccttttggagcagtaatgctacgatttaaaatttttagagaTGGTTTTTGGTTTTAAAGACATGAATTTcttcaatttatttatgaaatcatCTTTATTTCATAGTAcctaaaaaacttaaacattaaacaacatttttttggcatttctcattttattactatataaaaccCCGTTTGGTATATATTCGCGTATAGTTAATGAAGCTTAAAATCCGTTGGTACCTATGTGGTTTGGACGCGAAATAGGTTCGTGGCAGTTTGTCGCAATTGCGGTTAGATAAATAATTCCTCTGACCAGCCGAACGTTTTTTCGATTGTTTCGTTTATGTTGTCATGTCGATACGCTTCGAGTTTTTATACGCAGTTTCTGTCCGATTCCtgtagtaattatatttactatagtaaaCGTTTAACAGCCACTCGTAAGTAATCGAAATCACGTTAAAAAAacccataaaataatatcattttaaactattaatttaatattttcaaaatttttgctattcaaatttgaatattaatattcaaccaattaaaaaatgtaaaaacatattaccAATAACattacttaagaggacgtcacacccgcatgtgttgctccgtcttacaaatgtacagcatagcaaaaattgttttgcgcgggacaacttttatctttctgtgtttgtagtaaTGGCTCCAAAATGTCTGAACGTATAGGGTAGTAAATTATGTATGCAACAGCgtatctatattttagataacataaatacagcAAAAGTTATTTggttctaaacattttgtttttttgtttttttttcatttgcttataaaaaatgattggaaattaaaaaaaagcacGCTGTTggctgttgcacagataaagttcttctttacgtgttgtgaaaatttggtagttctgCAACAAATATGGTacgagaaaagttgtcccgcgcaaagcAGCTTTtgctatattgtacatttgtaagacggagacaacacatgcgggtttGACATCCccttttataatcaaaaatataatacaaaaacatttaaatttaaatgttattaatttattaaggtagaacattattaaaatattattgttaaaaaattgttgTCTGGGTGTTCCTCATaccctattaaaaaatatcgtatataccagctatatgtatataatatgtgggtacattgtacatatatatcataaaatattatatacccacgTAGTTAAAATGTTCTATTATATACGAGAtccaaaatcacgaaaatagaaaaattattttattattaaaaatttataaaatgtttaaattgaacacctataataattgaaaatatgtaacatgTTTTCttcatagaaaatttaaaaaaagtttccaAATAGGTACGTTTTTTATGAGTGATCGAAATTCTTAAATttagaaactaaaaacattCCACTAatagttatgaattatcacTTTATATACATAAggaaactcaaaatataatgtctaattattaatttaactaggtacttatttatatattataattaattatattatacatactattttttatagcagacattataaactatttttttttattttaatctcgAGAAAAATATTTAGGCTCTGTCAAATTTGTTGAAAACTTAGTACAAGTTCCTTAGATCCcacataagttatttttataattattcaaatttccgAAAATAGAAACatagttatgtatttttttttataagtgattTCCCTTAAGTTTgcctacatttaacaaaaataaaagtttacctGTGTTACGAGCGCagacattgtataatatacaacaacaaattaacaaattctcatactataattttcttattttgttgttactcaaaaactaaaaaccattaaccaataatatttgcaatttcgtaaaatgtttattttatcattttctatatacataatgacattttcaaaatattatctataaacactTGAAGTCTAAAATTTGTTGagttttttattctgtaatatcaatacaattttattcgttgggtcaacaggctggaaaatgtaataaaatattcctgataagtagttataatagcagttaagaaatattaaagatccataggcatgatttttttttttcaaaagtatttaacgcgttaaaattttgacaaatccttgaaaattttcaaattattttgtagttatcaaattataaaatgttcaatttttataggtatggattaaaaatttaaaacaaggattcttataaatacgtaattctgttaccaaaaaatctaaaaaatatttaaacataatatagttattttttatactatggACTACACATGCGACTATCGTTTCTAGGGTTACTTCGGTAacattatttcttatattagtttaaatcaTAATCTTTTATGATGAtatgatgaatttttttgaatatactcTACTAAAGTAGtaggtacagacgtacagtactATAATCCCTAGAGCAGGCTTGAGTTATTATGGTTATACTGATATTGAATATATCCGGGTagtctatttaaatttaattttataaacaaaggTGCATTTTTTCAGCGGAACAATTGGGACTATTTCAAAAGTGAAGGGTGCAACCACACGTCCACACACCTTGACCCTTTATCTCAAAATTATACCAGTGCCcagtgtatacattttttaggtattataggtacctaaagctAGAAGTGTAtctaattaggtaggtaggtacctgcctattataggctatatatatatatagtcatatgACTATACTTAACTACTGACAATACTtctgattgttattatttgattaaataattagagACCTTCGTATTTTTTGATGTTCTAAAATATATCTCACTCCACTTTTTCtccatttacaatataatatgtgttgcaaatataatatttgcggTTGCCGAGGAAGGTCAACTGCAGTTCGTGGAACATATTCgagtaaacaataattttggtTATGTAATTAGACATAGgtatcttacatttttttttattaattttagaatgcTTGTgggttataatacaataatatataatcaattcttattTTGTGTgccattgtaatattgtatcgagaaaaatatataatagagatATGGATAtcaatattgacaataatatcgCTATGcccgaaaaataaataaatatgcctacatagaaaatgttaaaaatattaagaacaaaAGAACTACCTACGTAATTTAGATATGTATCTTTAgactacaattaataaaatataaattcttgaatttattatatttatgttattaatttctattcGTATATAAGTACCCAcctaaaatctatataatacgtatcacatacgtatatataaagttttaatcactaaattcattaggtacataaaaatcaataaaaataccgCATAATTtgcggtaggtacctatgtgcaaggctgggcattaacgagttaaaaagttaaagttagttaaaaagttaagttacttttaactaagttacttaacgagttacttttttttaagaagtaacttctaacttaactcgttaatttattttataatcacgttaagttatatacatttataattaatttgattattaatacttagttcattgttggtaataacaaagtaaaatttaaaagttttaccatcactttggaaaacttttacgtaaaaaaataaaatatacaaataatttaatattttgttggatttcataatttataagtacttacaacaaaataaatttttttaagatataaagacctacattataatattatgttatttgtaaattattaacatgaggtgtaaatggtgtaattataagtttgatatgaaaaaaaaaagtaacttatttttaactaagttaagttacttattttttccaactaacttgtaactttaacaagttaaataaaaaaggaaagtaacttttaactttaaacttaacttacatttttcaaaattaatttaacttaacgagttaaaaaaaatagttaacttgctcAGCCTTGCCTATGTGGCCATGTCGGTAtttcattcttatttattttgaagtcCACGGTATTGTAATAGTTTACACGCTCATAAATTCAAAACTtagataggtacacaaaattaaaatatcataaaatagccAAATTACTAACACATGCAATGTTCTTAGGtcttaacttaaaagttaaagtttgatgataggtgaattcactctaatattaaaatttaaaagtaataatacaggGCTGGTGCTGCTGAATgtaaatatggtatatattgAGCGTGGGTCaaagagaaaaaacaaataatgcacTGGTATTATCTTgggtttaatatttactaattgcCCTTTGCCAGTGTATTCGGTGTAGAattgtaaaataggtattaatatatttataaaatacatgagatattactataatatttaattaagagaCCATATTCatgaaattatcaaattatataatatacagtgtacTTATGGTATGAcagactaggtacctatattaatagtttatacctGCACAGATAGTTACTCTACCCAATATAGTCTATATCATATAAGTTCAGTACCCACTATTTAACATGAACcattaaaatatgtgaattttaatttttcaataatgtattcaatattttaatcttagttCAACTTTAAACCTTTAAAGGGGCTGCAGTTGATGAAAAAAGTTACTTTTAGatcaataagctagacaaaattGACGAATTTgatttgacagattttaattttgaaaaccgattatgattgatcaacaagtttactagggaatgatcgaggtgattttgaatattttttttcagctgtgatatccaagtataaaaatatcgaaaaatatgatatttttgtatttatattattcattatgacactaacaataattggaatattcaaaatcgcctcgatcatTGGTAGAATCACGTAAAGTACGTTTTTGTTGTACTCGACTGTTTTTCTAGATTTGTCCGATTATTTACTATCAAACGGTCTACTGCAGTTGTAGTGACAAACCGTATGATCACCGACTATCCGAtatccaaaaacaaaaatattgaaaaaatatgatattttgtatttatatttcatattattcattatgagttataacactaacaataatttgaatattcaaaatcgcctcgatcattccctaataaacttgttgatcaaccGTAATCCGTTTTCAAGAttaaattcttccagttttttctagcttattggtctaaaagtcacttttttttattgactggagccccctccAGCCCcattaaggtttattttatgatatggagcttaaatatattgaaaaacattatagcaaacaaaattaatgtttagattggttaAAGCTAGgtacattagttttgacttttgacaaaatcgactgcagcccccttaagttttaaattatataaggtaacaaaatataacaatagtattatatgctataatattattatgattataatacattaaaatcgtCAAcggtaaaataaagtaaataatcaaCGGTCTCACCTACTGGCTACTGtcctatactaatatacaaaaataagatacctatagtaggtaatataaatatattataaaatatcattagaaatagactgtctccgctcagaataatttttcgtaGGAATAGGTATATGCAATAGCCAACCATTCATCATTTAACTCAAATTTAACATGACAATGTCCATTGCAGTGGTCACTGTCCAGTGATCTACTAAATGACAAGGCTCGCTCGAAAATCGAAACCTACAAGCAAAGCGACTTCCCCcctttttataagttttaattattcaaattaatctCTTTCTGCGGGTACCAagctcataatattttttatagttttatgtaaatatatgtaatttcaaaTTACAACAACATAGTTTTCACcacttgaaaaaattattttccgtAATAGATACcttgaaaataattatcgtaACTTTTCATTACTCACGAATTCATTGTTAAGGATTACCCAGACAATGTATGCGGGTTACTCGTttcgtacattttaaaatatatatcagtcAAGGTTAAACtaagtaacaaaaataatagagtagacaatagaataattatatttttctattggtgattaaattatatttgtgtatagaTAAATTCCTTACTAGATTTTGTTTAGTGaaatttactaattagtaattataaaattaactcttatatagttttaaaacagtaggtattttaactaaaaacaaataagttataaaaatgattCCAAAATTAAGTCTTTTGTGTTGgtcatatacttatatatatatatactacctatacatcGTGATTTGCCAAGCATATTCacccctttttttcttttataattcagttattcaaaatctaattttcagaatttttcttAAAGCTCGTATTTTCATACTCTTGAGATTTGTTGTACTACTTAACTACTTAAATAGTGTCTTGtgagtattatacctataataggtacatcgatattaaaaaaaaaattattttctaaataatttacaaaattataggaCACTCTAGTAGTAAGAAAATTCTcaagaatttgtaaaaatggtttttaattaatattcaaaatacttatataactatgacctacaacctacctatttaaaaaaattaaaaaataggaattttaataaattgattattttaaaatagaaaattttcaaTATGAAGCATTTGTTCAATAAGCAAATATAGTAGGAAGAGAATAATTTACATGGTAATTTAATATGAGGAAGGAGAATGGTCGAGTATGACAGAACCTTCAACTCTCAAGAAGCAAAATTCATTATTACTTAAATCCAAAAATGGGGatgagcatgcttggtaaatAATCCTGTAATTCTGTAGACTgtaattgtaatacaattttatactaaGAATAATACCCGTTATAAGTTTCAAATCAAATGATGAGATAACTGACTttccaattaattaatatgtatctacctattgtataagtcataatataatatttaatatgttatataggtactgtacctatctacctactaCAGCTACTACTGgtgtaggtagtataatatcttTATGTTACTTTCCCTAtttgtatagtaggtaattaccaactattaattatatgtgtgtattaataaacatatttaatataaacgcCAATACACATAACCTACCATAACACCTCAGTTGTGTGCAGGACCTGATTTACCAATTTATGGGCCcagtacaatttacaattttgggCCCCAAATTGTCCTTCTCTATTTTCttcaatgctaaaataaaatgtatgcataatgtatttttaaattaatgttttatgtaattAGATGCTTATATATGAGTACTTTTTTGGATC from the Acyrthosiphon pisum isolate AL4f chromosome X, pea_aphid_22Mar2018_4r6ur, whole genome shotgun sequence genome contains:
- the LOC100162024 gene encoding schwannomin-interacting protein 1 isoform X2, yielding MATSMLVNPWSMNPSNFRYDQRHYKKDSRFVMDLYTLTYDSHESLDCHGVVNNNKKNDREEIRKRLVDGYNNTRKSTKKSSLESRLQNSSNLQLCFMNEQSSDTELPINNCDISAEDEKLKSAAELKQGLNLAKNRARAHMISDQRNCVISAVIKESLSKVGVKLDNDRRRVSRHFLMRLNLAQLQVIVNDLHSYIEYLNESLVNLLLERDELHMAKDSMLVDIEDLKHVNRMSY
- the LOC100162024 gene encoding schwannomin-interacting protein 1 isoform X1, which produces MSDHSSLVATFKEKLRPRYYGKSGGANSRYIKENIYFNGIALKESLLYDNEYQETQIHKRMLISHNNKTATYPNNNKCLELEKGCFIYQNPASHYDDNDFIHKFTDMSIVNELGVVNSNYTHSSDTKTFNLKKNDREEIRKRLVDGYNNTRKSTKKSSLESRLQNSSNLQLCFMNEQSSDTELPINNCDISAEDEKLKSAAELKQGLNLAKNRARAHMISDQRNCVISAVIKESLSKVGVKLDNDRRRVSRHFLMRLNLAQLQVIVNDLHSYIEYLNESLVNLLLERDELHMAKDSMLVDIEDLKHVNRMSY